The genomic interval CCTTCTACCCTTAAGAGCCAAGTTCCTTCTCCTCCTGTTTACGCTTGATGATTTTATAGAGTTTCTCAAGGGTTTCTTCAAGGTCGTTATTAACGAGCACGAATTGATAATTTCTTGCCATTTCCATTTCTCTTGAGGCGATTTCAAGCCTTCTGGTTATTTCCTCCTCTGGTGAGCCTCTTTTCCTCATCCTTTCCCCGAGAGCTTCCAAGGAGGGAGGGGCAATGAATATAAGGATTGCCTCGGGGAAGAGCTCTTTAACCTTCATCGCTCCTTGAACATCTATCTTTAAAATTACATCTTTCCCTTCTTCAAGTTTCTTTTCCACGAAATCTCTTGGAGTGGCGTAGAGATTGCCTCCTACTTCCGCCCATTCAAGGAAGGCGTTATTCCTTTTGA from bacterium carries:
- the gmk gene encoding guanylate kinase, whose amino-acid sequence is MRRGLLFVLSGPSGVGKDTLLKELLKTDLKIAKCVTYTTRPPRPGEVDGVDYKFISLAKFEELKRNNAFLEWAEVGGNLYATPRDFVEKKLEEGKDVILKIDVQGAMKVKELFPEAILIFIAPPSLEALGERMRKRGSPEEEITRRLEIASREMEMARNYQFVLVNNDLEETLEKLYKIIKRKQEEKELGS